One part of the Plasmodium yoelii strain 17X genome assembly, chromosome: 13 genome encodes these proteins:
- a CDS encoding ATP-dependent RNA helicase, producing the protein MKNYVIYNKNEKKSIFENFKRTIINLVNTHNVFFIIGRLEFDEFIKLVLILYEKKLEISNDRNKICVAFNDNILTYCYNIIEEDSKDFFYLSNEYDEEENNNENTSNKIAVFDESTLLQKILFDPLLIEFNIIILTNIHKRLIKTDLLLSLLKKILTKRNDLCIFIFSDYFIENVLNFFKACNNVHVNNPRKKSSIGPEEEYEKKKDDQISDIKGTNNLKEDKEINVTEPKRDKAHKTVRDVAFENFEKNDKVDIIRTGNEFGLKDSRCYKENNILIKGDVKNLNRSNSNSSVNYSKEHAYWDNRDKLKYKKQIEKKNEERKEINCVKNKELNYLINKKKKLTRSRSNTLSSEMSENGLNILSSSDEIMHTHRSNIKNVCEKNIKIGKNKERNRDRNKKNVLNCFFVNESKHSLMHNYEEELITKGNADIDEENEEMSNKLEEWKELAIKLENIKNPISIFIFHILSNNYYCDDNNYLEKNKQKEEFDKHIHYLKESCSDYLQTSIMLIKNLYENNKRKKGSNENILIFLNNEYEIYIVKKGLQSLGIDNIEVINDNTYNYDSREVRNKIVIIKDIGFSFHKVKYVKYIIDTCFMKDEIYDYELNMTNKYTILCNKNKCEDRRLAYKDSICFRLITMNDYMDLLNDDDIPEILKKDIFYKIFYIKTLGINNICSFDFVTAPTIKALKKCFEMFYILNLMDINGNIIDKKLSLLICYLPLKFKYSIFLINSIKHKCVYEVCIIISMLINDPIFVYNNNSSSIKRLKVMRLSLMAEESDILSFYNIFQTFVNAKNKKKYCHDNFLNYTSLKKAERFFNKLKYILQKFGIPMEKCENVENIFKAKISSFYYNVAKVVNDNKYKLLNKKSENILFSLDPLSILNESNHTERKFIVYIDLHSNNDSEIFMKHASIIDALWLTSVCPRYFSNKHMQAIQELK; encoded by the coding sequence ATGAAAAATTATGTGATATACAATAAAAACGAAAAGAAATCTATATTCGAAAATTTCAAAAGAACTATAATAAATTTAGTAAACACTCATAATGTGTTCTTTATTATTGGAAGATTAGAATTtgatgaatttataaaattagtacttattttatatgaaaagAAATTGGAGATTTCAAATgatagaaataaaatatgtgtaGCATTTAATGACAATATATTGACCTattgttataatataattgaaGAAGATTCAAaggattttttttatctttcaAATGAATATGACGAGGAAGAAAACAACAATGAAAATACAAGTAACAAAATTGCAGTTTTTGATGAATCAACGTtgttacaaaaaatattatttgatCCACTTTTAATTGAATttaacataataattttaacaaatattcataaaagGCTAATAAAGACGGATTTGTTGTTAtcattattgaaaaaaatacttaCAAAAAGGAACGATTTGTGCATCTTTATTTTCTCAGATTATTTCATTGAAAATGTTCTTAACTTTTTCAAGGCGTGTAATAATGTGCATGTCAATAATCCAAGGAAAAAATCGTCAATAGGACCAGAAGAAgaatacgaaaaaaaaaaagatgatcAAATTAGCGACATAAAAGGTACAAACAATTTGAAAGAAGATAAGGAAATTAATGTAACTGAACCCAAAAGGGATAAAGCACATAAAACAGTGCGTGATGTAGCTTTTGAGAactttgaaaaaaatgataaagttGATATTATAAGGACGGGAAACGAATTTGGATTAAAAGATAGCCGATGTTATAAagaaaacaatattttaatcAAAGGAGATGTGAAAAATTTAAACCGAAGCAATAGTAATAGCTCAGTTAATTATTCTAAAGAACACGCATATTGGGACAATCGTGATAaactaaaatataaaaaacagattgaaaaaaaaaatgaagaaaggaaagaaataaattgtgtaaaaaataaagagttaaattatttaataaataaaaaaaaaaaattaacacgAAGTAGAAGTAATACTCTATCAAGTGAAATGTCTGAAAATGGATTGAATATATTATCAAGTAGTGATGAAATAATGCATACTCATCGTTCcaacataaaaaatgtgtgtgaaaaaaacataaaaattggaaaaaataaagaacgCAACAGAGAtcgaaacaaaaaaaatgtcctaaattgtttttttgtaaatGAAAGCAAACACTCACTGATGCACAATTATGAAGAAGAATTAATTACAAAAGGAAATGCCGATATAGATGAGGAAAATGAGGAAATGAGTAACAAATTAGAAGAATGGAAAGAATTAGCAATCAagttagaaaatataaaaaatccAATAAGCATATTCATCTTTCACATATTATCTAACAATTATTAttgtgatgataataattatttagaaaaaaataaacaaaaagaaGAGTTTGATAAGCACATTCATTATCTAAAAGAAAGTTGCTCAGATTATCTCCAAACAAGcattatgttaataaaaaatttatatgaaaataataaaagaaaaaaaggaagcaatgaaaatattcttatatttttaaataatgaatacgaaatatatattgttaaaaAAGGGCTTCAATCATTAGGCATTGATAACATTGAAGTAATAAATGATAACACATATAACTATGATTCACGAGAAGTAAGAAACAAAATAGTGATTATTAAAGATATTGGATTTAGTTTTCATAAAGTAAAATatgtgaaatatataattgatacATGCTTTATGAAAGATGAAATTTATGATTATGAGTTAAATatgacaaataaatatactatattatgtaataaaaacaaatgtGAAGACAGAAGATTAGCTTATAAGGATTCTATATGCTTTAGATTAATTACGATGAATGATTACATGGATTTGttaaatgatgatgatatacctgaaatattaaaaaaggatattttttataaaatattttatataaaaactttaggaataaataatatttgcTCATTTGATTTTGTTACTGCTCCAACTATAAAagcattaaaaaaatgttttgaAATGTTTTACATATTAAATCTAATGGATATTAATGGAAATATAATTGATAAAAAGTTAagtttattaatttgttatttacctttaaaatttaaatacagcatttttttaataaatagtaTAAAGCATAAATGTGTTTACGAAGTTTGCATTATTATTAGTATGTTAATTAATGACCCGATTTTTGTATACAACAATAATAGTAGCAGTATAAAACGATTAAAAGTTATGCGATTATCTTTAATGGCTGAAGAAAGTGATATTTTaagtttttataatatatttcaaacATTTGTTAATgcaaagaataaaaaaaaatattgtcaTGATAACTTCTTAAATTACACATCCTTAAAAAAGGCTGAacgtttttttaataaattaaaatacaTATTGCAAAAATTTGGTATACCAATGGAGAAATGCGAAAATGTAGAAAATATCTTTAAAGCAAAAATAtcttctttttattataatgttGCAAAAGTagtaaatgataataaatataaattattaaataaaaaaagtgaaaacaTACTATTTTCACTTGATCCTTTATCTATTCTGAATGAGTCAAATCATACTGAAAGAAAATTCATTGTATATATAGACCTGCACTCAAACAATGATTCCGaaatttttatgaaacaTGCATCCATTATTGATGCATTGTGGCTAACAAGTGTATGTCCTCGATATTTTTCCAACAAGCACATGCAAGCCATTCAGGAAttgaaataa
- a CDS encoding mediator of RNA polymerase II transcription subunit 31, putative, producing MMLSKMEDNKIEKLKTEENKKLYILHKNYREGLFENKLRFETELEFVQSLSNIEYIKYLYDNKYFNDKKFLNYLKYLNYWRSKPYIFYIKFPICLYVLEILNDKNVDEYFSASNSFNTFIYYLKLHWLYFNYQT from the coding sequence ATGATGCTTTCGAAAATGGAAGATAATAAGATCGAAAAATTAAAGactgaagaaaataaaaaattatatattttacataaaaattatagagAAGggttatttgaaaataagtTGAGGTTTGAAACTGAATTAGAATTTGTTCAATCATTAAgtaatatagaatatataaagtatttgtatgataataaatattttaatgataaaaaatttttgaattatttaaaatatttgaattaCTGGAGAAGTAaaccatatattttttacattaaatTCCCTATATGTTTATATGTTTTAGAAATACTAAATGACAAAAACGTAGATGAGTATTTTAGCGCCTCAAATTCGTTTAatacttttatatattacttAAAATTACACTGGCTATACTTCAATTATCAAACATAg
- a CDS encoding trailer hitch homolog, putative has protein sequence MSSVSTLPYIGSKISLISNSEIRYEGILYTINTHESTVALQNVRSYGTEGRRQPDIPASNEVYDFIIFRGKDIKDVTVSEAAKTIPDDPAIVSMNIAPSTKNNIGDNLNYNNNVNNINKPLNVQNNMIPQNERNMNLNNRRYYNRHNYNYYYNGNIGNGNMNGNPNYNNNHNNNRHYNNFKYKNYRNYDRQPYVIGELESQPNPVLKSKFSPDFDFSSNNLKFDKTNIIDEKSKDVLTANSNIQVGGYDKKSSFFDNISCETLDKQQGKDEKVDREKLRMLDVDTFGIAAAHYRTNMHNRNNNRNKGRNAKNNKMMGNFNYNYYNRNQNPFNRYPAY, from the coding sequence ATGTCTTCTGTATCAACATTACCATATATAGGAAGTAAAATTTCTTTAATTTCAAACTCAGAAATTAGATATGAAGGAATTTTGTATACCATAAACACCCATGAATCTACTGTTGCATTGCAAAATGTTAGATCATATGGCACAGAAGGTAGAAGACAGCCTGATATTCCTGCATCAAATGAAGTATatgattttataatatttcgaGGGAAAGATATAAAAGATGTTACAGTAAGTGAAGCCGCTAAAACGATACCTGATGATCCAGCAATAGTATCAATGAATATTGCGCCATCAacgaaaaataatataggggataatttaaattataacaataatgtaaacaatattaataaacCACTAAATGttcaaaataatatgatcccacaaaatgaaagaaatatgaatttaaataatagaaGATATTATAATAGgcataattataattattattataatggtAATATTGGAAATGGTAATATGAATGGCAATCCAAACTACaataataatcataataacaataggcattataataattttaaatataaaaattatcgAAATTATGATAGACAACCATATGTTATTGGAGAATTGGAATCACAGCCAAATCCAGTATTAAAAAGTAAATTTAGTCCAGATTTTGATTTTAGctcaaataatttaaaatttgacAAAACGAATATAATAGATGAAAAAAGCAAAGATGTATTAACTGCAAATAGTAACATACAGGTAGGAGGATATGATAAAAAGTCTagtttttttgataatattagTTGTGAAACATTAGATAAACAACAAGGAAAAGATGAAAAGGTGGACAGAGAAAAATTAAGGATGCTAGATGTTGATACTTTTGGTATAGCGGCTGCACATTATAGGACTAATATGCataatagaaataataaCAGAAATAAAGGAAGAAATGctaagaataataaaatgatgggaaactttaattataattattataacagaAACCAAAATCCATTTAACAGATATCCAGcctattaa
- a CDS encoding proteasome subunit alpha type-1, putative: MYRNLYDTDNIIYSPEGRLYQVEYANEATKQGTCAVAIKSKEFVVVCGLKKCISKLSYHQEKLFKIDDYIGVTMSGITSDAKVLTKYMRNECLTHKFLFDENINIEKLVKKVADKYQKNTQKSSKRAFGVGLIISGYFNEPHIFETKSNGSYFEYEAISFGARSHASKTYLEKNLHLFEESSLDDLIIHCLKALKCSLSSETELTADNTSLAIVGKDKPWEEMPYVKLIDYLTKVNSEKRTEDSQENAENIGN; this comes from the exons ATGTATAGAAATTTGTATGATACAgacaatattatttattctcCTGAAG GGAGGTTATACCAAGTAGAATATGCAAATGAAGCAACGAAACAAGGAACCTGTGCAGTGGCTATAAAATCTAAGGAGTTTGTG gTAGTTTGTGGTTTGAAGAAATGTATTAGTAAACTTTCCTATCATCAAGAAAAGCTATTTAAAATAGATGACTATATAGGTGTAACAATGAGTGGGATAACTTCAGATGCGAAAGTATTGACCAAATATATGAGAAATGAATGCTTAActcataaatttttatttgatgaaaatattaatatagaaaaattagTTAAAAAAGTAGCAGacaaatatcaaaaaaataccCAAAAAAGTAGTAAAAGAGCTTTTGGTGTTGGATTGATAATATCTGGGTATTTTAATGAACCACATATTTTTGAAACAAAATCAAATGGATCTTATTTTGAATATGAGGCAATATCTTTTGGTGCTCGATCTCATGCATCAAAAACTTATTTAGAAAAgaatttacatttatttgAGGAATCCTCATTAGATGATTTGATTATACACTGTTTAAAAGCTTTGAAATGCTCTCTTTCTAGTGAAACCGAACTAACTGCTGATAACACATCTCTAGCTATTGTTGGAAAGGATAAACCATGGGAAGAAATGCCATATGTCAAATTGATTGATTATTTGACAAAGGTAAATAGTGAAAAAAGGACTGAAGATAGTCAGGAAAATGCTGAAAACATTGGAAACTAA
- a CDS encoding protein kinase, putative, with amino-acid sequence MFFLTNPFEKKKNNIIFRAKLEEKLNEYLCNGTIISRDNFFDDEKKKIKQGDISQIKITNEFINNCNTNLLINILKINKKLKVYYDVKYNVVYSLLLKSFEKRSNICINTKNKKCEPMVNVYKIKRKNISYFMNQYHIIKCIYSSEYGNIYYCKNVIDNKKYCIKLFYLRLCLKDNCPYYINNKVYLTNYFYKILSEIFFLNYLENNNIINIEQIFCDEKNEILFIIFPYIKHQSMYYKKKPKIYSIYNKKLVRLENKKFKIHLYSENFIKYIFLNIYNTINYLLQKNVAYLDLKPDNILLTHRNADTIESYEVSFTKKKKIEKLNKVLISSSSKEISNIEINLHTKFKEQIKESCTKDEYIKNAYANKMFLTTGKNKKTVISKNNICYYCSYANLKPEKLKKNKKIKYIYNVNLSKSFEYDKTVKRIFFTKNKLDTFFFAPHNTTTFIQTFIQQKNKHNKSQNNLYKKYEKRKKTNNALSPNKTYINKIKNLSIFKYNQKHSINFLKFYWLYFNIGKSCDINNDFLVYLDLYFFNKYYNKIGNMCTDVLYMTRNQYIELSAIKAHTDNIHEKGKTENMNDNDKNAYKEKIQNHDIIPSDDTEKQSCLSNNKINYNNSIKLIDFDACTFIIKSFNTYTRETDIFNSFESLFPDINKTIELSKKQAYNFGSVLYTFLFGIPPYHGKDIFEIYNNMKNNSLYFPKYRKINNDLKKLLRKLLNTKPDKRMHFKKIKQHRWFSKYK; translated from the exons atgttcTTTTTAACGAACccttttgaaaaaaaaaaaaacaatattatatttagaGCAAAATTAGAAGAAAAACTAAATGAATACTTATGCAACGGTACTATAATATCCAGGGATAATTTTTTcgatgatgaaaaaaaaaaaataaaacaaggAGATATTTCCCAAATAAAAATCACTaatgaatttattaataattgcAACACAAATTtacttataaatattttaaaaattaataaaaaattaaaagtgTATTACGATGTAAAGTACAATGTTGTTTATAGTCTTTTGTTAAAAAGTTTTGAAAAAAGGTcaaatatatgcattaaCACCAAAAATAAGAAATGTGAGCCCATGGTAAAtgtctataaaataaaaagaaaaaatatatcttattttatgaatcaatatcatataataaaatgcatatattcTAGCGAATATggaaacatatattattgtaaaaatgttatagataataaaaaatactgtataaagcttttttatttaagaTTATGTTTAAAAGATAACTgtccatattatattaataataaagtctatttaacaaattacttttataaaatattaagtgaaatatttttcctaaattatttagaaaataataatataattaatattgaacAAATATTTtgtgatgaaaaaaatgaaattctcttcattatttttccatatatTAAACATCAATctatgtattataaaaaaaaacctaaaatatattctatttataataaaaaactagTACgattagaaaataaaaaatttaaaatacatCTATATTcagaaaattttattaagtatatatttttaaatatatacaatacaATTAATTATTTGCTACAAAAAAATGTAGCGTATTTAGACTTAAAACCTGACAACATACTTTTAACCCATAGAAATGCAGACACAATAGAATCTTATGAAGTTTCAtttacgaaaaaaaaaaaaatcgaaaaacTAAATAAGGTACTCATATCATCTAGCTCTAAAGAAATATcaaatatagaaataaacCTTCATACAAAATTCAAAGAGCAAATAAAAGAATCATGTACCAAAgatgaatatattaaaaacgCCTATgctaataaaatgtttcttACCACgggaaaaaacaaaaaaacggttatatcaaaaaataatatatgttattattgTTCTTATGCAAACTTAAAACCtgaaaaactaaaaaaaaataaaaaaattaaatatatatataatgtaaatTTGTCCAAATCATTTGAATATGATAAAACTGtaaaaagaatattttttactaaaaataaattagacacatttttttttgcgcCTCACAATACCACCACATTTATACAAACGTTTAttcaacaaaaaaataaacataataaatcacaaaataatttatataaaaaatatgaaaaaagaaaaaaaacaaataatgcACTATCCCCAAATAAAACttacataaataaaataaaaaatctatctattttcaaatataatCAGAAGCattctattaattttttgaagttCTACTGgctatattttaatattggAAAGTCATgtgatattaataatgactttttagtatatttagatctgtatttttttaacaaatactataataaaattggaaatatgtGCACAGATGTATTGTATATGACCAGAAACCAATATATTGAATTAAGTGCTATTAAAGCACATACTGACAATATTCATGAGAAGGGAAAAACAGAAAATATGAATGATAATGacaaaaatgcatataaagaaaaaatccAAAATCATGATATTATTCCATCTGATGATACGGAAAAACAATCTTGTctttcaaataataaaattaattataataattctatCAAATTAATAGATTTTGATGCATGtacttttattataaaatcatTTAATACCTACACTCGCGAAActgatatttttaattcctttGAATCCTTGTTTCctgatattaataaaacaattGAACTTTCCAAAAAACAGGCATATAACTTTGGTTCAGTTCTCTATACCTTTCTATTTGGAATCCCTCCATATCA TGGCAAGGATATATTCGAAATTTATAACAACATGAAAAATAACAGCCTGTATTTTCCAAAATATAGAAAGATTAATAATGACTTAAAAAAGTTACTAAG aAAATTGCTAAACACCAAACCTGACAAGAGAATgcatttcaaaaaaataaaacaacatAGATggttttcaaaatataaatga